A single genomic interval of Carassius auratus strain Wakin unplaced genomic scaffold, ASM336829v1 scaf_tig00033296, whole genome shotgun sequence harbors:
- the LOC113081170 gene encoding uncharacterized protein C3orf18 homolog has translation VPAPTLSLTTFTPLLTASAEPRAEPEHITSRTTFSSVTSSTNETSLNSTQLPMASVEGAGMGMVLVPFGIITVIGLAVVVFIYIKKKEK, from the exons GTTCCCGCCCCCACTCTCTCCCTCACCACCTTCACTCCTCTTCTCACAGCTTCAGCAGAGCCCAGAGCTGAGCCAGAACACATAACGTCCAGGACCACCTTCAGCTCCGTCACATCGTCCACCAACGAGACCAGCCTGAACTCCACACAGCTGCCCATGGCTTCAGTGGAAGGCGCCGGGATGGGGATGGTGCTCGTGCCCTTTGGTATCATCACAGTCATTGGGCTGGCTGTTGTCGTG TTTATATAcatcaagaaaaaagaaaag